DNA from Paraburkholderia sp. PGU19:
GCCCGGCAACGACGCGATGCCGCGCTCGCCCGCCGCCCAGTCGCCGGGCGGCGCGTTGAAGAGCGCCTGGGTGAGACCGTTCTCGGTCAGACGCGCCTTCAGATCGACGGCCGGAAAGTCATAGGGGAACAGGAACTCCACGGCCTCGAAACCATCGCGCGCGGCAGCGGCGAAGCGATCGAGAAACGCGTGTTCGGTGTACATCATCGTCAGATTGGCGGCGAAGCGAGGCATCGAAGCAACTCCTTAAATGCGCGTTTAGCGGTTCACGAGCCGCGCGGGCGTCAGCCAGGTGGCTAGCGCGCCGATCACGAGCATCGTGGCGAGCACGTACATGCCGGACTGCGTGCTGTGCGTGAGGTCCTTAAGATAGCCGATCATGTACGGGCTCGCGAAGCCCGCCAGATTGCCGATCGAATTGATGATCGCAATGCCCGCCGCCGCCGTCGCGCCCGACATGAACGCCGTCGGCAGCGACCAGAACAGCGGCGCGCAGGTCAGCACGCCTGCTGCCGCGATCGACAGGGATGCAATCGATACAACCGTGTTGTCCGCGAACGAAGCCGCAATCGTGAAGCCGACGGCACCCGCAAGCGCCGGGCCGATCAGATGCCAGCGGCGCTCGCGACGCTTGTCCGCGCTGCGGCCCATCACATTCATCACGACGATCGCGACCAGAAACGGAATCGCGCTCAGCAGGCCGATCTGGAACGCGCCCGTTACGCCTGTCGATTTGACCAGCGTCGGCATCCAGAACGTCAACCCATATTGACCCGTGACGAACGCGAAGTAAATCAGCGACATCCACCACGTGCGCGGATCGCGAAACACGGCGCCCACCGAATGCGACTTCGCTTTTTCTTGCGGCTGCGCGGCGATTTCATCGGCGAGCAGTTTTTTCTCGCGCGGCGTCAGCCATTTCGCGCTGGCGATGCCGTTGTCGAGATACAGAATCGTCGCGATGCCGATAGCGATGGCGGGCACCGCTTCGATCACGAACATCCATTGCCAGCCCGCGAAACCGTGATGCGAATCGAAGCTCTGCATGATCCAGCCCGACAGCGGATTGCCGAAAATGCCCGACACGGGAATCGCCGACATGAACACCGCGATGATCTTCGCGCGACGATGCGACGGAAACCAGTAGGTCAGGTACAGGATCACGCCGGGATAGAAACCGGCTTCGGCAAGACCGAGCAG
Protein-coding regions in this window:
- a CDS encoding MFS transporter — its product is MTSYQAASARPASTADAAGQPGAAEIERTYGKVFWRIVPFLMLCYVVAYLDRVNVGFAKLQMSQDLAFSETVFGLGAGVFFVGYFLFELPSNILMHKLGARIWIARIMITWGLMSALFVFVKTPAQFYALRFLLGLAEAGFYPGVILYLTYWFPSHRRAKIIAVFMSAIPVSGIFGNPLSGWIMQSFDSHHGFAGWQWMFVIEAVPAIAIGIATILYLDNGIASAKWLTPREKKLLADEIAAQPQEKAKSHSVGAVFRDPRTWWMSLIYFAFVTGQYGLTFWMPTLVKSTGVTGAFQIGLLSAIPFLVAIVVMNVMGRSADKRRERRWHLIGPALAGAVGFTIAASFADNTVVSIASLSIAAAGVLTCAPLFWSLPTAFMSGATAAAGIAIINSIGNLAGFASPYMIGYLKDLTHSTQSGMYVLATMLVIGALATWLTPARLVNR